The Hahella sp. HNIBRBA332 genome window below encodes:
- a CDS encoding DegQ family serine endoprotease, translating to MLMGKTLSGLRLCVLAACVGWAASSAAALPLADSQGQPLPTLAPMLKEVNPAVVNIATYARQESYSPLMQDPFFRHFFNIPDNRRPREQRRQQSAGSGVIVDKDNGTVVTNYHVIKGADEVHVSLTDGRTLKAEVLGGDPDADIAVLKIEADDLSEVKMADSDRLEVGDFVVAIGNPFGLGQTVTTGVVSALGRTGLGIEGYEDFIQTDASINPGNSGGALVNLRGELIGINTAILAPTGGNVGIGFAIPINMAKASIDQIIEHGEVKRGQLGVGIQDITPDLRQAFKLRNGQRGVLITSVAKGSEAEKGGLKTGDIIIAIDDKPTRSAGHLRSQIGQRKIGDKLRVTILREGDEEVVKVTLQEPPNSIAGETRIHKLLEGASFEDNPDGSGVVVIGLAPNSNAAYSGLRPGDVIIGANNRRVNSVSDLQKVVDAGETKLLLLVQRGGGAFYLVIR from the coding sequence ATGTTGATGGGTAAAACCCTGAGTGGATTGAGATTATGTGTACTGGCAGCCTGCGTCGGCTGGGCGGCCTCCAGCGCCGCCGCGCTGCCACTGGCCGACTCACAGGGGCAGCCCTTGCCCACCTTGGCGCCCATGCTCAAGGAAGTGAACCCCGCTGTCGTCAACATCGCGACCTACGCCAGGCAGGAATCCTACAGCCCTTTAATGCAAGATCCTTTCTTTCGTCATTTCTTCAATATTCCAGACAACCGGCGGCCTCGCGAGCAACGTCGCCAGCAAAGCGCCGGTTCCGGGGTCATCGTCGATAAAGATAATGGCACGGTGGTCACCAACTACCACGTCATCAAAGGGGCGGATGAGGTGCATGTATCGTTGACGGATGGCCGTACCCTGAAGGCGGAAGTGCTGGGAGGCGACCCTGACGCCGATATCGCCGTTCTGAAAATTGAGGCGGATGATCTGAGCGAGGTGAAGATGGCGGACTCGGACAGGCTGGAGGTCGGGGATTTCGTGGTCGCAATCGGCAACCCCTTCGGACTGGGCCAAACCGTCACCACCGGCGTCGTCAGCGCATTGGGACGCACAGGACTGGGCATTGAAGGTTACGAAGACTTTATTCAGACCGACGCCTCCATCAACCCCGGCAACTCCGGCGGCGCGCTGGTTAACCTGCGCGGCGAATTGATTGGCATTAATACAGCTATCCTGGCGCCGACCGGAGGCAATGTCGGCATCGGATTCGCCATTCCTATTAACATGGCCAAGGCCAGCATCGACCAGATCATTGAGCACGGCGAAGTAAAACGCGGGCAACTGGGCGTGGGGATTCAGGACATCACGCCGGATTTGCGTCAGGCCTTCAAGCTGCGTAACGGCCAGCGTGGTGTTCTGATCACCAGTGTCGCCAAAGGGTCTGAGGCGGAGAAGGGCGGTTTGAAGACGGGAGATATCATCATCGCCATTGACGACAAGCCCACGCGTAGCGCAGGCCATCTGCGCAGTCAGATCGGCCAGCGCAAAATCGGCGACAAGCTGCGTGTGACTATTTTGCGTGAGGGCGATGAAGAGGTCGTGAAAGTGACATTGCAGGAGCCGCCTAACAGCATTGCAGGCGAGACCCGTATCCACAAGCTGCTGGAAGGCGCCTCGTTTGAAGATAATCCAGACGGCTCAGGCGTAGTGGTGATAGGATTGGCGCCCAACTCAAACGCCGCCTATAGCGGTCTGCGTCCTGGCGATGTCATCATCGGCGCTAATAATCGCCGGGTAAATTCCGTAAGCGACCTGCAAAAAGTGGTGGACGCCGGAGAGACCAAATTGCTCCTTCTGGTGCAGCGGGGCGGCGGCGCCTTTTATCTGGTGATTCGTTGA
- a CDS encoding BMP family ABC transporter substrate-binding protein, producing the protein MKQEKKSLAQRFAKVAGVALALFMSAQSVSAAEPVKVGFVYVGPTGDAGWTYSHDNARKYVEEQLGDKVKTTYVESVAEGADAERVIRQLAKSGNDLIFTTSFGYMNPTLKVAKQFPKVKFEHASGYKRAKNVGTYFDRIYEGRYLTGVIAGKMTKSNIIGYVGSFPIPEVVRGIDAFTQGLRSVNPKAVVKVVWVSSWYDPAKEREAAETLILQGADIINQHTDSPGPIQAAQAKGVYAFGYHSDMSLYGKDAHLTAATHNWGPVYLEKVKSVMDGSWASTDFWGGLASGATALAPLNSAIPEDVVKLVEERKQAIIDGKLHPFQGPVKDQSGAIKVPAGEVMSDKDLLSLNWYVEGVEGELPK; encoded by the coding sequence ATGAAGCAAGAAAAAAAATCGTTGGCGCAGCGCTTCGCCAAAGTCGCAGGCGTGGCTCTGGCGCTGTTTATGTCGGCGCAGTCGGTGTCCGCCGCAGAACCAGTCAAGGTCGGTTTTGTCTATGTCGGACCCACAGGCGATGCGGGTTGGACTTACTCCCACGACAATGCGCGCAAATACGTTGAAGAACAACTCGGCGACAAAGTGAAAACCACCTATGTCGAGAGTGTGGCGGAAGGCGCGGACGCAGAGCGCGTGATTCGTCAGTTGGCCAAGTCCGGTAACGATCTGATCTTCACGACTTCCTTCGGCTACATGAATCCAACCCTGAAAGTGGCCAAGCAGTTTCCCAAAGTTAAATTTGAACACGCCAGCGGTTACAAACGTGCGAAGAATGTAGGCACTTACTTCGACCGTATTTATGAAGGCCGTTACCTGACCGGCGTTATCGCCGGCAAGATGACCAAGTCCAATATCATCGGCTATGTCGGCTCTTTCCCCATTCCTGAAGTGGTGCGCGGCATTGACGCCTTCACGCAAGGCCTGCGCAGCGTCAATCCGAAAGCGGTGGTGAAAGTGGTGTGGGTCAGTTCCTGGTACGATCCGGCGAAAGAGCGGGAAGCCGCGGAAACCCTGATTCTGCAGGGTGCAGACATCATTAATCAGCACACGGATTCCCCAGGACCTATCCAGGCGGCGCAGGCCAAAGGCGTGTATGCGTTCGGCTATCACTCCGATATGTCTCTGTACGGCAAAGACGCTCATCTGACTGCGGCGACCCACAACTGGGGGCCGGTCTATCTGGAGAAAGTGAAGTCTGTGATGGACGGCTCCTGGGCTTCAACCGACTTCTGGGGCGGTCTGGCGAGCGGCGCGACGGCGTTGGCACCCTTGAATTCGGCGATTCCAGAGGATGTCGTCAAACTGGTTGAAGAGCGCAAGCAGGCGATTATCGACGGCAAACTGCATCCGTTCCAGGGACCAGTCAAAGATCAAAGCGGCGCGATCAAAGTCCCCGCTGGCGAAGTGATGAGCGATAAAGATCTGCTCTCCCTGAACTGGTATGTGGAAGGCGTGGAAGGAGAGCTTCCCAAGTAG
- a CDS encoding 8-oxoguanine deaminase produces MTTLWIKNPLAIYGQEADCDAGGGVVTRGSQIVELVAAGGAPSTPYDETFDASQHVLLPGLINTHHHFYQTLTRALPDALNKPLFPWLQSLYKVWAHLDADMVRLATEMASAELLLSGCTTAADHHYLFPMQIDNAIDIQAEAVRKMGIRAVLTRGSMSLGEKDGGLPPQSVVQDEQSILDDSLRLIRAYHDANDGSMLQIALAPCSPFSVTRELMQETNHLASREGVLLHTHLAETEDENDFCIRVYGVRPVEYLAEVGWMHEGVWLAHGIHFTNEEMDELGRRGVGVAHCPSSNMLLGSGVCQTLDLQQRGAPVGLAVDGSASNDCSNMIQEVRQALLIQRLRYAPGQITHQWALDLATKGSAKLLKRPELGVLGVGKQADLALFKLDDNRFSGAGDPLAALVLCGAHQADAVMVAGRWRVKNSVLVDVDMARLRAEHTAAALRLRQAACS; encoded by the coding sequence ATGACGACTCTCTGGATAAAGAATCCGCTGGCGATATACGGCCAGGAAGCGGACTGCGACGCTGGCGGCGGCGTGGTGACGCGCGGCTCGCAAATCGTTGAGCTGGTGGCCGCTGGCGGCGCGCCTTCTACTCCTTACGACGAAACCTTCGACGCGTCGCAGCATGTATTGCTGCCGGGCTTGATCAACACCCATCATCATTTCTATCAGACCTTGACGCGGGCGCTGCCCGACGCCTTGAACAAGCCCTTGTTCCCCTGGCTGCAGAGCCTGTACAAAGTATGGGCGCATTTGGATGCGGACATGGTGCGGCTGGCCACGGAGATGGCGTCAGCGGAACTCTTATTGTCAGGCTGCACCACGGCGGCGGATCATCACTATCTGTTTCCCATGCAGATCGACAACGCTATCGATATTCAGGCGGAAGCAGTGCGCAAGATGGGCATCCGCGCAGTATTGACGCGGGGCTCCATGAGTCTGGGTGAAAAAGACGGCGGCCTGCCGCCTCAGTCCGTGGTGCAGGACGAGCAATCGATCCTGGATGACAGTCTGCGCCTGATCCGCGCCTACCATGACGCTAATGACGGCTCCATGCTGCAGATCGCCCTGGCCCCTTGCTCGCCTTTCTCCGTGACTCGTGAACTCATGCAGGAAACCAATCATCTGGCCTCCCGGGAAGGCGTTTTGCTGCACACCCATCTGGCGGAAACCGAGGATGAAAATGACTTCTGCATTCGGGTATATGGGGTGCGGCCGGTGGAGTATCTGGCTGAAGTGGGCTGGATGCACGAAGGCGTCTGGCTGGCCCACGGCATTCACTTCACCAACGAAGAAATGGACGAACTCGGGCGGCGCGGCGTAGGCGTGGCGCATTGCCCCAGCTCCAATATGCTGCTTGGCTCTGGCGTATGCCAGACGCTGGACCTGCAACAACGCGGGGCCCCGGTGGGATTGGCGGTTGATGGCTCCGCCTCCAACGATTGCTCCAACATGATTCAGGAAGTACGTCAGGCGCTGCTGATACAGCGCTTACGCTATGCGCCAGGCCAAATTACTCATCAATGGGCGCTGGACCTGGCCACCAAGGGCTCGGCGAAGCTGCTCAAACGTCCTGAACTGGGCGTGCTTGGCGTCGGCAAGCAGGCGGATCTGGCGCTGTTCAAGCTGGATGACAACCGCTTTTCCGGTGCTGGCGATCCTTTGGCGGCGTTGGTGTTGTGCGGCGCCCATCAGGCGGACGCGGTGATGGTGGCCGGGCGCTGGCGCGTCAAAAACAGTGTTCTTGTGGATGTGGATATGGCTCGATTGCGCGCGGAACATACCGCTGCGGCGCTGCGTTTGCGCCAAGCCGCTTGCAGTTGA
- a CDS encoding phospholipase A, with translation MKFSKSAPNGLNTITFCCALTLGVNALPAQAQLQEKDQDETETCVFKALTQGPGDMTIDELKSRCGIEIPKIPEDASPTVKNGESVIAERIMREQLSSNSRSVITPHLRNYLMPVSYLKNPNSEPLREAYDLGEDAELDNLEAKFQISLKVPLAQGTFIDSDAIFFGVTLKSFWQVYNHDYSAPFRETNYEPEVFWIAPVDWTFSTADFSLLAVGFSHQSNGRSQPLSRSWNRIYANFIWEHNRFVFSLKPWWRIPEDQKKDRLDPKGDDNPDIDDYMGHFEFTTAYRWDNYEASLMLRNNLREDNKGAVELGFTFPLWKRLRGYVQYFNGYGENLMDYNASVERIGIGVLLTDLL, from the coding sequence ATGAAATTTTCTAAATCAGCGCCTAATGGACTGAATACTATTACCTTTTGCTGCGCCTTGACGCTGGGCGTCAACGCCCTGCCCGCTCAGGCCCAGTTGCAAGAAAAAGATCAGGATGAAACTGAAACCTGCGTGTTCAAAGCGCTGACCCAGGGCCCTGGCGATATGACCATCGATGAGCTGAAAAGCCGTTGCGGTATAGAGATTCCGAAAATTCCTGAAGACGCCAGCCCCACAGTGAAAAATGGAGAAAGCGTTATCGCCGAACGCATTATGCGGGAGCAGCTTTCCAGCAACAGCCGCAGTGTGATCACCCCGCACCTGCGTAACTACCTGATGCCGGTGTCCTATCTGAAAAACCCTAACAGCGAACCGTTACGCGAGGCTTACGACCTTGGGGAAGATGCGGAACTGGACAACCTGGAGGCGAAGTTTCAAATCAGCCTGAAAGTGCCTCTGGCGCAAGGAACTTTCATCGACTCGGACGCCATATTTTTCGGCGTGACCCTCAAGTCCTTCTGGCAAGTGTACAACCACGATTATTCCGCGCCATTTCGGGAGACCAATTACGAGCCGGAAGTTTTCTGGATTGCGCCGGTGGATTGGACCTTTTCCACCGCTGATTTCAGTCTGCTGGCGGTTGGCTTCAGCCACCAGTCCAATGGCCGCTCGCAACCACTGTCGCGGAGCTGGAATCGCATCTACGCCAACTTCATCTGGGAGCATAACCGCTTCGTTTTCAGTCTGAAGCCCTGGTGGAGGATTCCAGAGGACCAGAAAAAGGACAGACTTGATCCTAAAGGCGACGACAATCCCGATATCGACGACTACATGGGGCACTTCGAATTCACCACCGCCTACCGTTGGGATAACTACGAAGCCAGTCTCATGCTGCGCAACAATCTGCGCGAAGATAACAAAGGCGCGGTGGAGCTAGGGTTTACCTTCCCATTATGGAAGCGGCTGCGTGGTTACGTGCAGTACTTCAATGGCTACGGCGAAAACCTGATGGACTATAACGCGTCAGTGGAGCGCATCGGCATCGGCGTGTTACTGACGGATCTGCTCTGA
- a CDS encoding TetR/AcrR family transcriptional regulator, with protein sequence MVLKTNRVENPGRIRQKNEMLILRAAEIEFARHGFKGATVQQIADTAGLPKANVHYYFKSKHDLYLAVLSDIVELWNSAFDAIRPEDSPADALGRYIRSKVMLAKTHPLASKIFATEIISGAPTLGKYLKSNNRQWVREKSAVIQSWIDQGKIDPISPEHLIFLIWSATQHYADFSTQIEAVLGRKKLTSKDFDFAADNLIRIILKGCGVKTP encoded by the coding sequence ATGGTATTGAAAACAAACCGTGTGGAGAATCCGGGCCGTATCAGGCAAAAGAATGAAATGCTTATTCTGCGGGCGGCGGAAATTGAATTCGCCCGCCACGGTTTCAAAGGCGCGACAGTTCAGCAGATTGCAGACACCGCGGGGCTGCCCAAGGCTAACGTTCACTATTACTTCAAGAGCAAGCACGACCTTTATCTGGCGGTATTGAGCGATATCGTCGAACTCTGGAACTCCGCCTTTGACGCCATCCGCCCGGAAGACAGTCCGGCGGACGCCCTGGGACGTTATATCCGCTCCAAGGTAATGTTGGCGAAAACCCATCCACTGGCCTCCAAGATCTTCGCGACGGAGATAATCAGTGGGGCGCCTACGCTGGGCAAATATCTGAAATCCAATAACCGCCAATGGGTCAGGGAAAAATCGGCGGTGATCCAGTCCTGGATCGATCAGGGTAAAATCGACCCCATTTCCCCGGAACACCTGATTTTCCTGATTTGGAGCGCAACGCAGCATTACGCGGACTTCAGCACCCAGATCGAAGCGGTGCTGGGACGCAAAAAGCTGACCTCCAAGGATTTCGACTTCGCCGCGGATAACCTCATCCGCATCATCCTGAAAGGCTGTGGCGTCAAAACTCCCTGA
- a CDS encoding YkgJ family cysteine cluster protein → MSVDNPCLSCGACCASFRVSFYWAEADAESGGVVPLEFTEKLNPWRSVMIGTNQPQPRCRALCGDIGGYTTCSIYEQRPTPCREFEAGSEGCLKARAKHGLPLDFPDWRAA, encoded by the coding sequence ATGAGTGTGGACAACCCCTGTTTGTCCTGTGGCGCCTGTTGCGCCAGTTTTCGTGTGTCTTTTTATTGGGCAGAGGCGGATGCCGAGTCCGGCGGTGTAGTGCCGCTGGAGTTCACGGAGAAGCTGAATCCCTGGCGTAGCGTGATGATTGGCACCAATCAGCCGCAACCCCGTTGTCGCGCGTTATGCGGCGATATTGGCGGCTATACGACCTGCTCCATTTACGAACAAAGGCCCACTCCCTGCCGGGAGTTCGAAGCCGGTTCAGAGGGCTGCCTGAAAGCCAGGGCGAAGCATGGCTTGCCTTTGGACTTTCCCGACTGGCGGGCGGCCTGA